The Algoriphagus sp. TR-M9 genome has a window encoding:
- a CDS encoding porin family protein, protein MKKLMITLGLICGLGSAGLAQELRINTYAGYIFKDQVDSYYSSSSYFDGQIQDGFRWGGGIEYHIPNKGAIEIQYLRQDTNAPTIYQDGGIFGGQLQNTNFDLAINWVMLNGTRYFPVNEIVEPFAGAGFGMGIFNVNNPDNGNENSATKFAWNIRGGSNFWLAENIAFRVQASLYSATQAIGGGLYFGTGGVGGGLSSYSTLYQFGFEGGLVFRLPQAAR, encoded by the coding sequence ATGAAAAAACTCATGATTACTTTAGGCCTTATTTGCGGATTAGGTTCTGCTGGCCTCGCGCAAGAACTAAGAATCAACACCTATGCAGGATATATTTTTAAGGATCAGGTAGATTCTTACTACTCCTCTTCCTCCTATTTTGACGGTCAGATCCAGGATGGCTTTAGATGGGGAGGGGGCATTGAGTATCATATTCCGAATAAGGGCGCCATAGAAATCCAGTACCTGAGACAAGACACCAATGCTCCTACTATTTATCAGGATGGAGGGATATTTGGTGGTCAACTTCAAAACACCAACTTCGATCTGGCCATCAACTGGGTGATGCTCAATGGAACCCGATATTTCCCTGTCAATGAAATAGTAGAGCCATTTGCAGGAGCTGGATTTGGCATGGGTATTTTCAATGTGAATAATCCTGACAATGGCAATGAAAACTCTGCAACTAAATTTGCATGGAATATCCGAGGTGGCTCTAATTTCTGGTTAGCCGAAAACATTGCATTTCGTGTGCAGGCTTCATTGTACTCGGCCACTCAGGCCATAGGCGGAGGATTGTACTTCGGTACCGGAGGTGTTGGCGGTGGATTATCTAGCTATTCTACCCTGTACCAATTTGGTTTTGAGGGAGGTCTGGTATTCAGGCTTCCGCAAGCTGCCAGATAA
- a CDS encoding OmpA family protein, producing the protein MKKLSLLIIALAFAYTAEAQLHGYKWRFGLSAGTTNYLGDIRPIKADNFENFLKYYKRYENYSEQLSYQLSIEYALGNSVGLMLSAGSYQFGSGDRFVRNDGTLFIESPDFDRALNFQTDLYDAGLSFVIKPDNNWLLSGKSFFAPYITLGAGVQTFKVMGDLLDANGNQYDYTNTSVIPDGSFETNLTELNTELSGGYKTTTLYANLGLGFRFRITKSIELFAQSDFKRAATDYLDDVSGVYRTSYDNSFQEYAAKPGTNVVTAENPYRGMENGRNDWYIYHGIGVKFSLGANKESFKPPVITQRYTYVPTELSNAQLAREDSLERMTQAKVPVTNNYFTVIQLPANGAVNSGRTELDSATMEAIQAQLDSLQGAGANLDSAVRVIELQTSQIDETLALAQRDSTVSEEVRNARISNLENEKNMVSAQMDSLNEQNFETQYQLDSLNALMNNSETSLSKIDSASLMNELIIYPGQVSRIIYSANGNSQLTLDSASQAGAATYASRNASDSSATFTREQFDEELSKFRNEMLQAQATRDSAMMMAFATKTQYQSEEPSSRETEPQEFVLNAEDLDNVDDKTAKKIEKNRKKQEKLDEKNNELLRDALLVGGTAATTAAISNSGEKKEAAQQAAYDSALLARIERDSILIDSLQRIPVQVDTVIQEKQVQALLHQSKIDIYFGINEATIGETEKAKLERISEIMAENPEYQIELIGFADNTGSVAYNLNLVEKRVDAVYTMLTEEYQLSPDRIGRSSGGLIMRGKTGGSVDSDRKVEIQIKNQ; encoded by the coding sequence TGCTTATACCGCTGAGGCTCAGCTGCACGGATACAAATGGAGGTTTGGACTAAGTGCAGGCACTACCAATTACCTAGGAGACATAAGACCTATCAAGGCAGATAACTTCGAAAATTTCCTAAAGTATTATAAACGATATGAAAACTACTCCGAGCAGCTTTCCTATCAGCTTTCTATAGAGTATGCCCTCGGCAACTCAGTAGGCTTGATGCTGTCGGCTGGAAGCTATCAGTTTGGTTCTGGAGACCGTTTTGTGAGAAATGACGGAACCCTCTTTATCGAAAGCCCGGACTTTGACCGGGCATTGAATTTCCAAACAGACCTATATGATGCAGGACTATCCTTTGTCATAAAACCCGATAACAACTGGCTTCTTTCGGGAAAATCATTTTTCGCCCCATACATCACTTTGGGAGCAGGAGTCCAGACTTTCAAAGTAATGGGGGACTTATTGGACGCCAATGGCAACCAGTATGATTACACAAATACCTCGGTGATTCCTGATGGTAGTTTTGAAACCAACCTAACCGAACTGAACACTGAGCTATCAGGTGGATACAAAACCACTACGCTCTATGCCAATCTGGGATTAGGTTTCCGCTTTAGAATTACCAAAAGCATAGAATTATTCGCACAATCTGACTTCAAAAGAGCAGCCACAGATTACCTGGATGATGTCTCCGGAGTTTACCGGACGAGCTATGATAATTCTTTTCAGGAATATGCCGCGAAACCCGGAACCAATGTGGTGACCGCTGAAAATCCATACAGAGGGATGGAAAATGGTAGAAATGACTGGTACATCTATCATGGAATCGGGGTAAAATTCAGCTTAGGAGCCAACAAGGAAAGCTTCAAGCCGCCGGTGATCACCCAACGCTACACTTATGTACCTACAGAACTTTCAAATGCTCAACTCGCCAGGGAAGATTCATTGGAAAGGATGACACAAGCCAAAGTCCCAGTTACCAACAATTACTTTACTGTGATTCAGTTACCAGCAAATGGAGCAGTAAATTCAGGCCGTACGGAATTAGATTCTGCTACCATGGAAGCTATCCAGGCTCAGCTGGATTCCCTACAAGGAGCTGGGGCTAATTTAGATTCAGCCGTAAGGGTGATTGAGTTACAAACTAGCCAAATAGATGAAACTCTTGCTTTAGCACAGAGAGACTCTACTGTCTCTGAGGAGGTAAGAAATGCCAGAATCAGTAATCTGGAAAACGAAAAAAACATGGTATCTGCACAAATGGATTCCCTGAATGAGCAAAATTTCGAAACCCAGTATCAGTTGGATTCTTTGAATGCCCTGATGAATAATTCGGAAACGTCTCTATCTAAAATAGACTCTGCTTCCCTGATGAATGAGCTGATCATCTATCCGGGTCAGGTCAGTAGAATCATCTATTCTGCCAATGGTAATTCCCAATTGACTCTGGACTCTGCATCTCAGGCTGGGGCGGCAACCTATGCCTCTAGAAATGCTTCAGATTCCTCGGCTACTTTCACGCGGGAGCAATTCGATGAAGAATTAAGCAAGTTCCGTAATGAAATGCTTCAAGCTCAAGCTACACGAGATTCAGCCATGATGATGGCCTTTGCGACTAAAACACAATACCAGTCTGAAGAACCAAGTTCCAGAGAGACTGAACCCCAAGAGTTTGTACTTAATGCAGAAGATCTCGACAATGTGGATGATAAAACCGCAAAAAAAATAGAGAAAAACAGGAAAAAGCAGGAAAAGCTCGATGAGAAAAACAATGAACTCCTGAGGGATGCCTTACTCGTGGGTGGCACTGCAGCCACCACTGCCGCCATCAGTAACAGCGGTGAGAAAAAAGAAGCCGCGCAGCAGGCTGCCTATGATTCTGCCTTGCTGGCGAGGATAGAGCGAGATTCCATTTTGATAGACAGCCTCCAAAGAATACCGGTACAAGTAGACACAGTCATTCAGGAGAAGCAGGTGCAGGCATTGCTACACCAAAGTAAAATTGATATATACTTTGGCATCAATGAGGCTACCATAGGCGAAACTGAAAAAGCCAAACTGGAGCGGATTTCAGAAATTATGGCGGAAAACCCAGAGTATCAAATCGAACTCATCGGTTTTGCGGACAATACAGGTTCCGTCGCCTACAACCTCAACTTGGTAGAAAAACGGGTAGACGCCGTGTACACTATGCTCACCGAAGAGTACCAACTCAGCCCAGACCGGATCGGGCGATCTTCCGGAGGTTTGATTATGCGGGGCAAAACCGGAGGATCTGTAGATTCGGACAGAAAAGTAGAAATCCAGATAAAAAATCAATAA